The following are encoded in a window of Castanea sativa cultivar Marrone di Chiusa Pesio chromosome 5, ASM4071231v1 genomic DNA:
- the LOC142635960 gene encoding large ribosomal subunit protein eL39x, whose translation MPSHKTFMIKKKLAKKMRQNRPIPHWIRMRTDNTIRYNAKRRHWRRTKLGF comes from the exons atg CCTTCCCACAAGACCTTCATGATTAAGAAGAAGCTGGCGAAGAAGATGAGGCAGAATAGGCCTATCCCTCACTGGATCCGCATGAGGACTGACAACACCATCAG GTACAATGCAAAGCGCAGGCACTGGCGCCGTACCAAGCTTGGATTCTGA